Below is a genomic region from Citrobacter europaeus.
TCGCGCATCATGTTTTCTTCTGGGGAGTTTCCATGCATATCAATATTGCCTGGCAGGATGTCGACACCGTGTTGTTAGATATGGACGGCACGCTGCTCGACCTGGCATTCGATAACTATTTCTGGCAAAAGCTGGTGCCGGAAACCTATGGCGCGAAGCAGGGTATCTCTCCCCAGGAAGCCCAGGACTATATTCGTCAGCAGTATCATGCCGTGCAGCATACGCTAAACTGGTACTGCCTGGATTACTGGAGCGAGTGCCTGGATCTGGATATTTGCGCCATGACTACGGAACAGGGACCGCGCGCCGTTTTGCGTGAAGATACCGTACCGTTTCTTGATGCCTTAAAAGCCAGCGGCAAGCGCCGTATTTTGCTCACCAACGCGCATCCGCATAATCTGGCGGTGAAGCTTGAGCATACCGGTCTGGCCTCACACCTTGATTTATTACTTTCCACCCACACATTTGGTTATCCCAAAGAGGATCAGCGGTTATGGCACGCTGTGGCTGAAGAAACGGGAATGAGTGCAGAGAAGACGCTATTTATTGACGACAGCGAACCCATTCTCGACGCCGCTGCCCTGTATGGTATTCGTTACTGCCTCGGCGTAACCAATCCCGACTCTGGCATTGCGGAAAAACAGTACGCACGCCATCCGTCATTGAATGACTACCGCCGACTGATCCCCTCACTGATGTGAAGGAGACGCCATGAAAGAAAAGCCCTCTACTGAAGTCAGGCTGGATAAATGGCTGTGGGCGGCACGCTTTTACAAAACGCGTGCGCTAGCCCGCGAAATGGTTGAAGGCGGTAAGGTGCATTACAACGGCCAGCGCAGCAAGCCGAGCAAGATTGTCGAGCTGAACGCCACCCTCACCCTGCGCCAGGGAAATGACGAACGAACGGTCATTATCAAGGCTATTACCGAGCAGCGTCGCCCGGCCACGGAAGCCGTTACGCTGTATGAAGAAACCGCGGAAAGCGTGGAAAAACGCGAAAAAGTGGCGCTGGCGCGTAAACTTAACGCGTTAACCATGCCGCACCCGGACAGGCGACCGGACAAGAAAGAGCGCCGCGACCTGTTACGATTTAAACATGGCGACAGTGAGTGACTGTCACCTGCAAGAGAGATGATTATGCCGCAACATGACCAATTACATCGTTATCTGTTTGAAAACTTTGCCGTGCGCGGCGAGCTGGTGACCGTTTCGGAAACTCTGCAACAGATCCTCGAAAATCATACTTACCCGCAGCCGGTCAAAAACGTGCTGGCTGAACTGCTGGTCGCCACCAGCCTGCTCACCGCCACGCTGAAGTTTGCCGGTGATATCACCGTGCAGCTGCAGGGTGATGGTCCGCTGAGCCTGGCCGTCATTAACGGCAACAACAATCAGCAGATGCGCGGCGTGGCCCGCATGCAGGGTGATATTCCTGAAGGCGCGGATCTGAAAACGCTGGTAGGCAACGGTTACCTGGTGATCACCATTACCCCGGAAGAAGGCGAACGCTATCAGGGCGTGGTCGGTCTGGAAGGTGACACGCTGGCCGCCTGTCTGGAAGATTACTTCATGCGTTCTGAACAGCTGCCGACACGCCTGTTTATCCGTACTGGCGACGTCGATGGCAAACCTGCTGCTGGCGGAATGCTGCTGCAGGTAATGCCGGCGCAAAACGCGCAGGCAGATGATTTCGATCACCTGACCGCCCTGACCGAAACCATTAAAACCGAAGAGCTGTTGACGCTGCCGGCCAACGAAGTGTTGTGGCGCTTGTACCACGAAGAAGAGGTCACCCTCTATGATCCGCAGGACGTTGAGTTCAAATGCACCTGTTCACGCGAACGCTGCGCTGGTGCACTGAAAACGCTGCCGGACGAAGAAGTGGACAGCATTCTGGCGGAAGAAGGCGAGATCGATATGCACTGCGATTATTGCGGTAGCCACTATCTGTTTAACGCCATGGACATTGCTGAGATCCGCAGCAATGCATCCCCGGCAGACCCGCAGGTACATTAAATCACGAGCCCGGTAGTTTGCTCTACCGGGCTAAATTCCGCTTACTCTGCGTAATACTGCATCTTTATCCGTGCGCCGTGAATGACAATATACGCCACGCTCTGAACGCTGAATCCAGTTGCTCATTCGCCCCCGTCTGCCGCAGACCAATAGATCTCATGCTCCAGTAAGTGATTCGTGAACGTTCAACACTATGCATGTCGTCATCCAGCATCACGAGAAAGCCTCATAATCGCATCAACTTCACAATTTTGAGCATTGATGGACCGAATTCAGACCACCGCCACGGGAAGTGAATCGATATTGTTTATGTATGAGTTACGTTATTTTCTTACGTGAATGCGATTACACTCACAAGATTCCCGCCAAAAACACTCTCTATTAACGTTTTAAGAACATTTTCCACAACAAAAAAGGGTTTCCTGCCATAATATCCGCCTCTTTGTGACAGGAGTCGCAGCGCATTCGGTTACCCGTGATTTTCCCGGATGCGTAAATCTATGAGCCTTGTCGCGGTTAGCAATCCCTAAAAAACCTTACTATTCCAGGTAATACATATTGGCTAAGGAGCAGTGAAATGCGTGTGAACACCAGTTTAACCCCGCAAGATCTCAAGGCTTATGGTATCAATGACGTTCAGGATATCGTTTACAATCCAGACTACGACACACTTTTCCAGGAGGAACTTGATCCTTCCCTGCAAGGTTATGAGCGTGGCGTGTTAACGAACCTGGGCGCCGTTGCAGTTGATACCGGTATCTTTACCGGACGTTCGCCAAAGGATAAGTACATTGTCCGTGACGACACCACGCGCGACACGCTCTGGTGGTCAGACAAAGGTAAAGGTAAGAACGACAACAAACCGCTCTCCCAGGAAACCTGGCAGCATCTGAAAGGATTAGTCACCCAGCAGCTTTCAGGCAAGCGTCTGTTTATCATTGATGCTTTCTGCGGCGCTAACGCCGATACCCGCCTTTCCGTACGCTTCATTACCGAAGTTGCCTGGCAGGCGCATTTTGTCAAAAACATGTTCATCCGCCCAAGCGAGGAAGAGCTGGTTGATTTCAAACCTGATTTCATCGTGATGAACGGCGCTAAATGTACCAACCCACAGTGGAAAGAGCAGGGTCTGAACTCCGAAAACTTCGTAGCTTTCAACCTGACTGAGCGTATCCAACTGATTGGCGGAACCTGGTACGGCGGCGAAATGAAGAAAGGTATGTTCTCCGTAATGAACTACCTGCTGCCGCTGAAGGGCATTGCCTCCATGCACTGCTCGGCAAACGTCGGGGAAAAAGGTGATGTGGCGGTCTTCTTTGGCCTGTCCGGCACCGGTAAAACCACGCTGTCCACTGACCCGAAACGCCGCCTGATTGGCGATGACGAACACGGCTGGGATGACGACGGCGTGTTTAACTTCGAGGGTGGTTGCTACGCGAAGACCATCAAACTGTCTAAAGACGCCGAGCCGGAAATCTACAACGCGATCCGTCGTGATG
It encodes:
- the hslR gene encoding ribosome-associated heat shock protein Hsp15; translation: MKEKPSTEVRLDKWLWAARFYKTRALAREMVEGGKVHYNGQRSKPSKIVELNATLTLRQGNDERTVIIKAITEQRRPATEAVTLYEETAESVEKREKVALARKLNALTMPHPDRRPDKKERRDLLRFKHGDSE
- the hslO gene encoding Hsp33 family molecular chaperone HslO; this encodes MPQHDQLHRYLFENFAVRGELVTVSETLQQILENHTYPQPVKNVLAELLVATSLLTATLKFAGDITVQLQGDGPLSLAVINGNNNQQMRGVARMQGDIPEGADLKTLVGNGYLVITITPEEGERYQGVVGLEGDTLAACLEDYFMRSEQLPTRLFIRTGDVDGKPAAGGMLLQVMPAQNAQADDFDHLTALTETIKTEELLTLPANEVLWRLYHEEEVTLYDPQDVEFKCTCSRERCAGALKTLPDEEVDSILAEEGEIDMHCDYCGSHYLFNAMDIAEIRSNASPADPQVH
- the pckA gene encoding phosphoenolpyruvate carboxykinase (ATP), with translation MRVNTSLTPQDLKAYGINDVQDIVYNPDYDTLFQEELDPSLQGYERGVLTNLGAVAVDTGIFTGRSPKDKYIVRDDTTRDTLWWSDKGKGKNDNKPLSQETWQHLKGLVTQQLSGKRLFIIDAFCGANADTRLSVRFITEVAWQAHFVKNMFIRPSEEELVDFKPDFIVMNGAKCTNPQWKEQGLNSENFVAFNLTERIQLIGGTWYGGEMKKGMFSVMNYLLPLKGIASMHCSANVGEKGDVAVFFGLSGTGKTTLSTDPKRRLIGDDEHGWDDDGVFNFEGGCYAKTIKLSKDAEPEIYNAIRRDALLENVTVREDGSIDFDDGSKTENTRVSYPIYHIENIVKPVSKAGHATKVIFLTADAFGVLPPVSRLTADQTQYHFLSGFTAKLAGTERGVTEPTPTFSACFGAAFLSLHPTQYAEVLVKRMQAAGAQAYLVNTGWNGTGKRISIKDTRAIIDAILNGSLDDAETFRLPMFDLAIPTELPGVDTRILDPRNTYASPEQWQEKANALAKLFIENFEKYTDTPAGEALVSAGPKL
- the yrfG gene encoding GMP/IMP nucleotidase — translated: MHINIAWQDVDTVLLDMDGTLLDLAFDNYFWQKLVPETYGAKQGISPQEAQDYIRQQYHAVQHTLNWYCLDYWSECLDLDICAMTTEQGPRAVLREDTVPFLDALKASGKRRILLTNAHPHNLAVKLEHTGLASHLDLLLSTHTFGYPKEDQRLWHAVAEETGMSAEKTLFIDDSEPILDAAALYGIRYCLGVTNPDSGIAEKQYARHPSLNDYRRLIPSLM